The sequence below is a genomic window from Vibrio mangrovi.
ATGCCTGCTTTAAAATCGCATTGTTATGGCCGTAGTTCAGCGCACCGGCACCGGATAAAAAATCAAGATAACGGTCACCACATTCGGAATACAAACAACTCCCTTTGGCTGTAGCAAACACAACCGGAAAGTGATTGGCATACGATTGTACGTTTGACTCTTTCTCGCTAAAAATATTCATAACAGAATAAATTACCTTTGTTTTCATTTTCTATGTATGGAATGGTCTGACGGCAGCAGTCACTTCTGTGACATTGATTTCAGTGGAATGCGATACAAATATTCCGTCTCATGCTGCCCATCGAAATGGCGGGTTTCATCAAGGAAAGTCGAAACCTGACCCTGTAGTCCGAAGGACCGGTCGAATTTCTTAAACAGGCTCCAGGAACCCTGATTATCTTTTGTAATGGTGGTTTCAATGGCTTCTATGTCATGAAGGTGCGCCTGAGAAACCAGTGCATTCAACATTTCAAATGCCAGCCCTTTCCCCCGGGCAGCAGGATGAACGGCGACCTGCCAGATAAAAAGCTCGGACGAACAATCTGGTTTACGGTAAGCAGAAATGAATCCCAGTACATCATTGTGCTGTTCGGCCAGAATGCAGGTCTTTTGGAAATGGATTGACTGCAAGAAATTACAATATGCAGAATTCTCATCCAATGGTGGACATAAACTGACTAATTCATGGACCCGCTGACCATCGGAACGAATGGGGGTTCTGAGAACCCAGGTTGAATTCTGAGACTCTGATATCGCTAAAGCGACATCAGAGCATCGTGTGTTTGTGATCATGATAATGCTCAATTAGTTTGAACTCTAATTAATTTTCTAAAACAATAACACACGAATTACCATAATTCCAACTGGGCATTTAGAATAAAACACCAAAAATAAACACAACTCATTGATTTTTAAATCATAAAAATTAAAAACATTCACTATCATTCATAATTTCAATTGTTTAGATATATAATCAAATGATTTAATTTATATGACTATTATTTAACATAAATATGACAAAGGTATCACTAGCATTTTGTTTTTATTTTGCATATTGCATTTTCATTTTGCAAAAGAAAGAACTCATATGACTTTTTTTGCCTATAAAATGAACAAAATAGGGAATTTTTGTAGTTGGCACGGTCCATGCATATATTAAAGCGACCCTTTTTAAGCCGAGGGTCACCTAGCCAACTGACGTTGTTAGTGAATACAAATTTGTTCACAATAAATTACGGCCAATCACCTTCGTTGTGATTGGCTATTTTTTCATCTGAATTTTGCCGGACAACTCACTTTATTTACAATTCTCCTATCTCAATGACATTTTCTTATTTGACGTTTTCACCAAATCTTACAAGACTTTAGATATCTATAATCGGATGAGTAGCTTCTGATTCAAGTGGATTCATCAGGTTATATACAACGAGTCAAGTTATATACGACTGATAATGCGGAGCCGATTCCCTTATCTGCACATGACAACGAGATAAAACTATGGCAAACGATGCTCAACTATGGACACCCAGTCCCGAATCCATTCGTTCATCAAACCTTTACCAGTTTATCCAGCACATCAATATGCAGGGCGAAGCGCTTGAAGATTTTGGACAGCTTCATCAATGGTCGGTTACGAACAGTAAGCAATTCTGGCTGGAAATATGGCAGTACTGTGACGTTATCGGATTCAGGGGAGACTGTGTTTTCGGTGAGGGAATTGCCAGATGGGACAAGTTCATTGCGGCCCGAGATACTATCTGGTTTCCTCAGGCACAGCTCAACTACGCAGAAAACCTGCTTTCCTATGCATTTCAGGAACCGGAAGCGATCGCTCTGTGGTTTAAAAACGAGAATGGTCAGACAAAAACACTGACCTGGCAGCAATTATGTGATCAGGTATCGCTCGTCCAGCAATGGCTAATCCAAAATGGTGTTGAAAAAGGAGATGTTGTGGTCGCCTATCTGCCTCACTTACCGGAAACCATTGTCTCTTTGCTGGCGGTAACTAGTCTGGGTGCAATATGGTCTTCTCTGTCTCCGGAAGATACAGATATTCAAACCGCTATTGAGAACTTTCAGCCACTTCAGCCAAAAGTCCTGTTTTGCAGTAATGGTTATAACCGGGCTGGAGCAACGATCAATACGGAAGAAAACAATCAGAAACTGGCAACCCAACTTTCAAGTGTAATCAACACCTGTCAAATCGAATATCTGCAAACGCCACAATTTTCTTCTCATTATGTCGACAAGTTCTCTGACTGGCAGGCCATTCTGGCCAGCTATCTGCCCAGAGGCATCAACTATGAACGCATCGGTTTTAACGATCCACTGTTCATTCTCCACCGCAGATTACCCTCAGGAAGAACAGAACAAATCGTTCATCGCGTTGGTGGAACAATTCTCAACCACCTGAAGGAACATCAGCTCCACTGCAATATTCAGCCGGAAACCCGCCTGCTCAGTCACTGTTCGTGCAGCAGCACTTCCTTCATCTGGCACACTTCAGCACTCGCCAGTGGTGCAACTCTGGTTTTTTATGATGGAGAACCTTTTTTCCCCAGTATGAATGCATTGTGGTCACTGGCAGAGGAATCCAAAAGTAATATCGTTCATATCTCTTCTGCATATCTGACACATTTACAGGAGAAAGCCTTCTCGCCGGGACATTTCTACCCACTCAGTGCTCTGAGAACTCTGATTGTCGGCGGTCCGGTTAAATATCCGGATCTCTTTGAATATATTTATTCCCATATTCAGCCAGATATCTATGTTATCCCGGCATCTCAGGAAGCGGATATTGCCGGCTCTTTTTTGATCGGAAATTCAATGGACTGTGTGGACAGACGATACACCACAACACCAGCATTGGGATGTGATGCTATTCCAGAAGAGAGAGTATTATGCAAAAACAGTTTCCCCAATCAACCACTGGGGTTCTTGCATGATTCCGGAGAGAATTATCATCAGACCTACTGGCATCAGGTTCCGGGGATGTGGTCACAGCCAGATCCCAACTAGTGTGTACTAATAATAAGGTGCACCAATAAATAAGGGCCTGTCGAAGACAGGCCCTTATTATTTTGTTATAGTTTTTTTCGTTTCAGCCAGCGTTGTTAGTCACCGCGCTCCTATCACTGATACTTTAATCTGACGTCATCAGCTTCAATTCTTTTCAAGCAGATTTATTCATTAAACGTGACTTTTCATCAAAAAAACGTGACTCGCGCCGCAAAAACCTTACCCAAAAAACAATGAATGTGATATTAATTCCAAAAAATAGCAGCTTAAGTTTTCACAAATCCATTCAACCTAATTCATAATTTTCCTGAATTAATCAGCTCAATAAAGTGATGAATTCTAGCTTGCTGACGACGAATAGACTGAGTCACTACTGTCGGAAAAATCTGGTTAATCCGCACAAACAGTTTTTCCGGCCAGCCAATCCAGCGGGAAGTCGTCTCTTTTCTTAAGGACTCTACAACGACTTTTGCCACAGTCTGAGGAGAATCGCTCCGGTTACCAAGTTCCTGATTCATCTGTTTCACCACTGGTGAGTTCAAATCCGTATCCGTCGCCCGGGGAGCGACGTAAAGCACACGAATGCCAGAACCATCTAACTCTCTGTCCAGTGCTTCACTGAAACGATATACACCAGCTTTCGCACTACAATAGACGGTATATCCGGGATAGCCAATTCCCCCAAATGCTGAACCGATATTCAGGATAATTCCCGGACGATTCAACCAATTCAACGCCAGTTGACTCATCAGTATGGGCGCCAGCAGATTAAGATCCAGTTCCTGCCGAACCGATACCGCGGAACGACGAGACAAAAAGTTAAACTCATTTGCCCCGGCATTATTGATCACGATGTCAATTCCCTGCCCGGACTGATTCAGTCGGTTTCCTTCCTTATTCAAACGTTCCAGATCGGCTTCACGAGTTAAATCCGCAGGGAAAACCACATGTCTGTCCGGTTCAGGAAGTGAGGATCTGATGGCTTCCAGTTTCTCGTGACTTCGCCCAACCAGAAATAAACTGGCTCCGGCCGCAGCCAGCTCAGCAGCAATAGCCTGACCAATTCCGCCAGAAGCACCAGTAAGCAAAACACGTTTACGATTCAAATCCATACGATATGTTCCTTATCTCATCACGGTAAAACGGTGATTGATAAAAATGATTCTCTCTAGGGGCTGTTGCAACCAACTGAGTTGCCTAACTTTCAGCGTTAAAAGTCAGTTCATCGTGTTTCAACATGGAGGAAACACTCTGATTTTTCATCAATGACACCAGAAAAGTATTCGACTGATTCTCCCGGGGAAGTAATTCAACTGTACCGTAATGCAGCTTGACAATGTCTTTTGTAATGGAAAGCCCTAATCCGGCTCCATCACCTTTCTCCCGATTCGAACGATAAAAACTCTCAAACAATTTTTCACGGGCTTCCGGCGTGAGATCTTCTCCGGTATCCGTGACATAAACCTGAACCTTATCCGGCAAATCTTTCAACGTCACTGTAATCTGCCGCTCTTCACCGGCATAGCGAATCGCATTATCAATCAGATTACTCAGTAGAATTCCCAGTAAAGACTCGTCCCCCGGAATAGTGCAGTCATCGCCAACGAGTGCCATTTCCTGATGATTCCGTAACGCCAGCGGAGCAAGTTCTCCCATGACATGCCGAACCAAACGCTTCAGGTCGATCTCAACCCGTTCCATTGCGTGGATATTTTCAACCCGGGCTAAAGTCAGCAACTGCTGAATCAGACGATCCGAACGTTCGATACCACGCAAAATATTGCGTAAATCAGAATGCAGTTCATCTTCCCGGTCACTATTCAATGCATTTTCTGCATTCAGCCTAAGTACCGCCAATGGTGTTTTTAATTCATGGGCGGCCATGCCAGTAAAGCGTTTTTCACGTTTCCATGCACTATCCAGTTCAGAAAGCAGCCGGTTTAAAGCGGTAACCAGCGGTGATAACTCCGTGGTATTGTGCCCGACCGTAACGGAATCAAGCATACGAACGCTACGTTGGGAGATCGCCTGTTGCAACTCCGCGATCGGTGTAAAATGGCGATCAATCAAAAAGTACAACACGAAAGCCAGACACGGGATCAGCACCAACTGTGGTATTAAAGTTGAAAACGCCAGTTCGGTAATCATTTCATTCCGGACCGATTGCTGCTCCGCAACAATAATATACTCAGAATGCTCCGGATTGTGCAGCTCCATAGGGAGCTGAAAATACCGCCACTGTTTTCCTTCGATTTCAACATAACCAAATCCGGAATAAGTGGGGTCATGGACAATCACATGATGACGAGGATGAGAACCCCAGACAACTCTCCCATCCCGGTATAACTGAATCAGAACCTTCTGTTCATATGGATGCCCATAGGCCGTCTCGTCATCATCACTATGGGCTGCCTGAATATTTTTCATCC
It includes:
- the ectA gene encoding diaminobutyrate acetyltransferase, which codes for MITNTRCSDVALAISESQNSTWVLRTPIRSDGQRVHELVSLCPPLDENSAYCNFLQSIHFQKTCILAEQHNDVLGFISAYRKPDCSSELFIWQVAVHPAARGKGLAFEMLNALVSQAHLHDIEAIETTITKDNQGSWSLFKKFDRSFGLQGQVSTFLDETRHFDGQHETEYLYRIPLKSMSQK
- a CDS encoding AMP-binding protein, which translates into the protein MANDAQLWTPSPESIRSSNLYQFIQHINMQGEALEDFGQLHQWSVTNSKQFWLEIWQYCDVIGFRGDCVFGEGIARWDKFIAARDTIWFPQAQLNYAENLLSYAFQEPEAIALWFKNENGQTKTLTWQQLCDQVSLVQQWLIQNGVEKGDVVVAYLPHLPETIVSLLAVTSLGAIWSSLSPEDTDIQTAIENFQPLQPKVLFCSNGYNRAGATINTEENNQKLATQLSSVINTCQIEYLQTPQFSSHYVDKFSDWQAILASYLPRGINYERIGFNDPLFILHRRLPSGRTEQIVHRVGGTILNHLKEHQLHCNIQPETRLLSHCSCSSTSFIWHTSALASGATLVFYDGEPFFPSMNALWSLAEESKSNIVHISSAYLTHLQEKAFSPGHFYPLSALRTLIVGGPVKYPDLFEYIYSHIQPDIYVIPASQEADIAGSFLIGNSMDCVDRRYTTTPALGCDAIPEERVLCKNSFPNQPLGFLHDSGENYHQTYWHQVPGMWSQPDPN
- a CDS encoding SDR family oxidoreductase — its product is MDLNRKRVLLTGASGGIGQAIAAELAAAGASLFLVGRSHEKLEAIRSSLPEPDRHVVFPADLTREADLERLNKEGNRLNQSGQGIDIVINNAGANEFNFLSRRSAVSVRQELDLNLLAPILMSQLALNWLNRPGIILNIGSAFGGIGYPGYTVYCSAKAGVYRFSEALDRELDGSGIRVLYVAPRATDTDLNSPVVKQMNQELGNRSDSPQTVAKVVVESLRKETTSRWIGWPEKLFVRINQIFPTVVTQSIRRQQARIHHFIELINSGKL
- a CDS encoding sensor histidine kinase; the encoded protein is MKNNKKPYSIKKRITSSMIALSSIFILISLFFSYSSSHHEILEVYDARMGQTAKLFLLSLPDSGALRESSENVRQLDSWMKNIQAAHSDDDETAYGHPYEQKVLIQLYRDGRVVWGSHPRHHVIVHDPTYSGFGYVEIEGKQWRYFQLPMELHNPEHSEYIIVAEQQSVRNEMITELAFSTLIPQLVLIPCLAFVLYFLIDRHFTPIAELQQAISQRSVRMLDSVTVGHNTTELSPLVTALNRLLSELDSAWKREKRFTGMAAHELKTPLAVLRLNAENALNSDREDELHSDLRNILRGIERSDRLIQQLLTLARVENIHAMERVEIDLKRLVRHVMGELAPLALRNHQEMALVGDDCTIPGDESLLGILLSNLIDNAIRYAGEERQITVTLKDLPDKVQVYVTDTGEDLTPEAREKLFESFYRSNREKGDGAGLGLSITKDIVKLHYGTVELLPRENQSNTFLVSLMKNQSVSSMLKHDELTFNAES